A stretch of DNA from Bacteroidales bacterium:
GCATTAGCTGGTTTGGCTGGTTCTTTATATACAAACAGATTAAGAAGCATTAAAGAGCCGGTAATTACAGAAGCCATTATAAAAATATACGACCATGAGAATTGCTTCAAATAAGGAACCAATATAAGAGGAAAAATAAAAGCTCCCAAATTTATAGACCAGTAAAAAATACCAAACCCGAGTGAGGAATTCTTTTCGTCTGTTGAACGGGCGATAGTACCTGAAATAATAGGCTTAAAGAAACCGGCGCCGGTAACCATCAGCAACAGGCTTGCAAAAACAAGCGGATATTCGGTAAACTGACTAGTTAAAAAATATCCTGAACTCATTACTATAAAGGCAAATATCAGTGTTTTCCTATAGCCATAACGATCGGCAATAGCGCCTGAAATAATAGGAAGCAAATAAAGCAAAGGGGTTATGGTGCTTTTAATAACTCCAACGCTTTCTTTTGAAAACCCGAGCCCGCCCTCTTTTGTGCTCATTACAAGATAAACTGATAGTACCGACATTACACCATAGTAAGAACCGCGTTCAAAGAACTCCATGGTAATTACAGTCCAGAAATTACGTGGAAAGCTTCTGAACCCCGATTTTTTTTCAGGCAATTGTTTCATCAGTTAATAACGATATATAATTCTTTCTCAGTTCCACAGAGTTCGCAATAATCTTCTTCATTTTCGCTGGTATATGTAAAACCGCATTTAGGACATACATAGTAGGTTGTCGGCAGGTTTTTTTCCTGTTTTGATTTCAGGGCATCGATAGCATTTTTAAAATATTCCATGTGTTTTAATTCGGACTCCATTGCCCAGCTGAATGATTTCAGTGCATCACCGGCATTGTCATTTTGTGCCTGTTCAATATAAGCCGGATACATACTGAAATCTTCATAATTTTCATCTTTATAGGCGCTTTCAAGGTTCTCCATTGTTGAACCTAAAGTGAATTCTTTTGCTCTTACATCAGCCTGTATACCGAATTGTTTTAACACTATACGGTGATTTTCTGCATGTATGCTTTCTGATTTTGCAGCGGATTTAAAAAGTACAGCAACGCGCGGCATATTTTCTTCAGCGGCTCTTGTGGCAAAAGCTTCATATTTCGCAACACATGTTAACTCTTCTTCCAAAGCTGATTTGAGATAATCAATCGTTTTTCCCGCTTTTGTTGTATCGGCTGTGACATTATTGCCTGAATCCTGTATGGAAACCATATGGTTGTAAACAAGAGATCCCCCCATAAACCCGGTAATGCCAACACTGACAGCGGCAAAGAAAAACAATACAAATACAAACCACTTGAGTACGGAGTGGTCTTTCTTTTTCATAACCATGTAAATTCTGATAAGAGAAGCTGCTATCATAACAAACATAGTTATTTTGGCAAATACCTCGTGTCTTTCTTTAAGTTCTCCTGCCTCTCCCGAAAAATCCCTAGTAAAAAATTCTCCTGTAAAATAACCGCCAATGGCTCCCAGTGTTCCTAATATCATCATGTAAAAACCTACTTTTGACAGGCAGTGCTTTTTATTATTAAAAAACAGGCTAAACAGGTCGGCAATAAAACCAACGATAATTAGAGCAACCGGAAAGTGAACCAGCATTGGGTGAAAATGACTTGTATCAAACATAAAGTAACTATTTTGTGATTAATAAAAACATATCCAACAAATTTATTGAATAATATTCATTTCGGCTATAAGATTTTTGGCCCCGGCATATTTATCAATAATAAAAAGAACATAACGAATATCTACATTGATGGTTCTTTGTAATTCCGGCTCAAAACATATATTTCCGCTCATAGCTTCCCAATTGCCATCGAAAGCCAACCCGACAAGATAACCGTTGGCATCAAGCACTGGGCTGCCGGAATTACCTCCGGTAATATCATTGTTGGTGATAAAATCGGTAATGAGAGTGCCATTTTCGGCATATAAACCAAAATCTTTTTTTTGGTATAACTCTTTGAGTTTTTTTGGCACCACGAATTCCCAGTTTGAGCTGTCTTCTTTTTGAATTACGCCATCAATAGTTGTATAATAATTATAATGAACCGCATCGGCAGGGTAGTAATCCTGAACTTTTCCATAAGTAAGCCGCATGGTCTGATTGGCATCGGGATAAAATTTCTGTTCCGGCAACATTTCCCTAAATCCTGCTATCAGCAAACGCTTTCCCTCTGCAAGTTTATCATTGGATGCAACCCATAATTTTGTTATTTCGTTGTATTTTTCTGCAAAGGAATTCATAAGTAAGAACATGGCGTCTTTTTCAAGTACTTTGACTGTAGGTGATTTTAAGAATCCTAAAACGGATGTATTATCACAGAAAATGGTATTTGCAAAAAGGTCTGTAGTGAGTTTCCCGAAATCTGATTTGTGTATTAAAACAAGTTTAGTAAAATAATCAGGCTGTTGTGCTTTTGGAACGTTCTCATAATACATCTTCAGCATAGCCGCAGTTATTTTCAAATCTGTGGGTTTGTGGTAATCTTTAAACAGCTTTTCAGCAAGAGATTTAAGCTCATTAGTTTTTTGTCTTATCTTTTCATTATTTACAGGTTTTTCTTTCAGAAGTTTCAGAAGGTCATTGAATCTTCTGGAAAATGTCAGCGCTTCACAGCCTGTGATGGCTTCCATGAAATATATTCTTGCCAGGTTTGTTTTTTGTTGTTCCTGATACGCATCACTGATTGTTTGAAGTACGGTTCTGTATTTTTCTTTCCGGTTGTTATCGGCATTCACCCAATCGGAAAACTGTTTTTCCTGTTGTTTCTTTTTTTCGGCTACTTTCAGTCTTTTCAGGGCTTTCATGGTTCCAATGAAATTTTTCCAATAGTTTGAAATGCCTGCGTACTTTGAAGCGTATTTTATTTTTACTTCAGGATCCGCATCCATATCTTCGCGCATGAGTTCGAGTTTTTTTTCGCGGGCTTTAATGCGAGCCGGGTAGGATTGCTGCATATACATATCTATGCCGTATGAAGTCAGGTAACGTTCGGTAGTTCCAGGATATCCAAGGATCATAGTGAAGTCACCGTTTTTAACTCCTTTAACAGATATTGGCAATGAATGTTTAGGTTTTAGTGGAATATTATTTTCGTTGTATGTGGCCGGAGAGCCGTCAGGGGCGGTATAAACCCTGAACAATGAAAAATCACCGGTATGCCTCGGCCACATCCAGTTGTCGGTATCTGCCCCAAACTTACCAATGGATGAAGGTGGTGCGCCTGCCAGGCGAACGTCACTGTATGTTTGGTACACAAAAAGATAATATTCATTGCCTTCAAAAAAACTTCTGACTGTGGCATCATAGCTTGTGCCTTCTTTAGCTTCTTTTTGAATTGTTTCAGCAATTTCCCTTACTTTTTTAGCTCTGTCTTCTTCTTTCATATTTGGCGAAAGGGCTGATAAAATTTTTTGTGTAACATCTTCAATACGAATCAGGAACTGAACTGTAAGTCCGGGAATTGGAAGCTCTTCTCTGAGATTCATTGCCCAGAAACCATGTGTCAGATAATCATGTTCTACGGTACTTTGTGATTGGATGGCTCCATAGCCGCAATGATGGTTGGTAAGTATCAATCCCTGTGATGATATAACTTCGCCTGTGCAACCTCTTCCAAAAAGTATTATAGCATCTTTAATGCTTGAATTGTTTACACTGTAAATTTCCTCAGGAGTGAGTTTTAAGCCCATTTTTTGCATATCCGTATAATTCAACCTGTCAATAAACAAAGGCAACCACATTCCTTCATCGGCTTTTGCATTATTTCCCAGCAACAGGCATCCTGCAAGAAAAAACAACAACTTTTTCATAACTTTGAGATATTTTATTAGTTAGTAAATTTGATTACAAAATAAATAATTTTTAAACAATCCATAATATCATTCGTTTAATGTCTTTTATATAAGGATTGCATGAGAAAGACAATAATAATCTTATTTATCCAATTAATTTCATTGTTGTTGTTATCTTGCCATCGCAACCTTGTTGACCCTTTTATACCCAAAGATAAAAAGTTTAAAACCCAATTCAAGTTCAGCGAAAGGCAAAACCGAACGGTAGAAAAGCACAGAAGTTTTATCAGACAAAAGGGTAAATTCAAAGATTCCTTCAGTTCATCAAAAGGGAACCGCCGTGGCGGCGAATTTGGAAGGGATTCTTTTTCTTCAAAAAAGAAAAAAAAATATAAGGGAGCAAGCTTCAGTCAATCAAAAAGAAGAGTTGTCGGTAATTTATCTCCCCGTGCAAAAAGAGGGAGAGATTCCTTTAGTTTTAAGCCGAAGAAAAAGCTGCAATACCATAGTTACAGCAAGACGAAAAGGCAGGTGGTAAATAAGGGTGGCAAGCGTTATTCAGGCGGGCGGGATTCATTTTCTTTTAAATCCAGAAAGGGAAACAAACAATTTGCGTACAGTAAATCAAAAAGGCGTGTAATCAGCAAAGGAGATAAACATTACCACGGAGGGCGCGATTCATTCAGCTTTAAACTGAAGAAAGGTCAAAAGCAGCACAGTTATGATAAATCAAAGCGCAGAGTTGTGGCGAAAGGAAGTTTTCTTCCAAGGAGTAAGCGCGACAGGGATTCTTTTTCTTTTAAATCCAGAAAGGGAAACAAACAATTCACATACAGTAAATCAAAAAGGCGTGTAATAAGCAAAGGTAGCAAGCATTTTCGCGGAGGGCGCGATTCGTTCAGCTTTAAGTCAAGACATGGGCAAAAACAGCACCGCTTTGACAAATCAAGAAAACGGGTTACAAGCCGTTCAATATTTTCCGGCTACAAGCGCAACAAAGATACATATAGCCGCAAATCAAGCAATATTTCAGGATTCTTTCGCTACAGTAAATCTAAAAAGCGAGTGGTAAGCAAAGGAAGGTTCTTTGCCTCAGGCATGATAAAACGCGACCGCGAAAGCGGTTCTTTCACAGTTAAACGTAAGTCCCAGGGAGGACAGTTTAAGTTTAACCTGAAGAAGCGCAGGGTGACAAAAAAACCTATTGCAGTTAGTGGCATAAAACGCTTGCGCAGTTCAGACAGTTTCAGTGTAAAAGTGAAAAAACGTCCCGGGGCTTTTGGCTACAATCAGAAAAAGAAAAGGGTAACTAAGACATTTAGTCTGGTGAAGCGAAAAGATGTTAATGCCGGCTCTTTCGGACATGGGAGAAGAAAACCAAATTTCTCGGGCCAGTTTAAGTTTGACCCCAAATCAAAGCGGGTGAAAAACCGTGACAATATCTGGTGGGAAATGAACCAGAACTTCAAAAAGAAAAAACACAAAAAGAAACTCTGGGAGTTGGAACTCTTTGACCCGAAAATGAAAAGACGTATGAAACAGTTGGAAAAATAAGATGATAAATGTTTTGTCGTTTCAATTAGGACTATAGCACCTATCTTAATGTTTTAACGCTTACAAGAGAAAAAATAAACATGTTTTTATTTTAAGTAATTTCGTGAGAAATTTTGTAGGATGAAAGTTTCTGGATTTACATTTGTCCGTAATGCAATAAAATATGATTACCCCATTGTGGAAGCCATAACTTCTATACTTCCCCTTTGCGACGAATTTGTTGTAGCTGTGGGTAATTCTGAAGACGATACGCTGAAGCTTATCCAAAGCATTCATTCTTCTAAAATAAAAATTTTAGAAACTGTTTGGGACGATACCTTGCGCGAAGGCGGGCGTGTGCTTGCATTGGAAACCAATAAAGCATTCAAGGCTGTTTCGCCCACCGCAGACTGGTGTTTTTATATTCAGGGTGATGAAGTAGTGCATGAAAAATATCATGTTGTGATAAGAGATGCTATGGAAAAATTTAAAGACGATAAACGTGTGGAAGGCCTGCTTTTTCATTACACTCATTTTTATGGCTCCTATGACTATGTTGGCGACTCGCGCAAATGGTACCGTAACGAAATACGCATAGTACGAAATGATAAAGGTGTTACTTCCTTTCGTGACGCACAGGGTTTTCGTATTCATAACCGCCTCATGAAGGTTAAAGCCATTGATGCATGGATATATCATTATGGCTGGGTAAAACCGCCCGATCTGCAACAGGCCAAGCAGGAGAGCTTTCATAAAATGTGGCACGATGACGAATGGATGAAGAAAAATATCGCTCAGGCAAACCAGTTTGATTACTCCAAGATAGATTCATTGTCACTTTTCAGTAACAGCCATCCCTATGTTATGCAGGAAAGAATTCGAAAAAAAAACTGGACTTTTGATTTTGACCCTACAAAAAAGAATTTCGATTTTAAAACCCGTATCCTTTATTGGATAGAGAAGATGTCGGGGTGGAGGATAGGGGAGTACAAGAACTACAAACTAATAAAATAAGTACAGGAGCACAAGGTTTAAAGTCTCACTATTTTTTTGTAAAAAATTCCTTTACTTGTCTCTGCAATAAGAAAATACAAACCTTTTTTCAAGGGATAAAGGTCAAGTTCATAATATGTATCTGAATCAAAATTCACCATTTTTTTAATTAAGGGCTTTCCTTCCATTGATACTACCTCAAAGGCCTGGCAACTTAATTTTGGTTCAAACAGAATGAACAACTTACCAGGTGAGGGATTTGGATATACTGACATGATGGATTCAGTGTCATTATATAAATTTGTAATAATACCCTGCTGATTGCAATCGGTGTAATCTCCTGTATTGTATCTTTCTTTTGCCGGAATAGTTCCATAGCCGGGTGCGTTTGGTGCGCCTATATCCGGCCATGTCTGAGCCACATTCCAGTATGACGGCTCTGCATCAAGATAATATGACTCGTCGTTTAAAGTGCTTGTGCCTGACGGAACAATAATACCGTTATCGTTATTCCCGTATTGTATATGCCCGCTTCCTGTGATTGTGTAGGCTCCCCATGTAAAAGGAAAAGTGTAACCTGTTCCGGTAATTTCATTGCCAACAAAATTTTGATAATTAGTCATGGATGATGTCATGATAAGTCCATATCTTTCAACACTGTTACGGAAAAAAGTGTTGTAAGGGCCTGATGGGCCCCAGGTTTGGTCAATATAAATGGTTTGTACAATGTTGCCCTCAAACAGATTAGCGAAAGAATAATGTCCATGCAGTGAAATATCACCACAGTAGTCCTGTGGATATTCAAGTTCTCCGTTGCGGTATGGATTGCAGGAGTAATTGTAAGCGAACACATTTCCGTTGGCACCGTGCTTGGTCATCATGGCGTGGCGCAAGTGGTTGAAAATATTGTTGTGAACAAGGCAAAGGCAGGCATGATTATTAAGAGTTACTCCATACCCTTTGGTGCCGCTACCGTCGTAAACAAAAGCATCAAGGAAATAACATCCGCTCACGCTGATATGTGAACTCACCCCTATCATGCAGTGGCTGCCCTGGCTTTTGTTGCTCTCTATGCCACTTATTTCGCAGTTTGTTGCATAATTAAACCCGAAATTATAGCCTGTTCCGCTGGTTGATGCATCCGTACGTTCCACATTCATGCATGAGATTATGGAAGCTTTGCGCGGACTGATTTTTTGTATCTGAAGGTTCAGCGCTGTATCAAAGTCAATATGTAAACCATCAGTAAGGAATAAGGTGTCACCAAAAACAGAGTCAATTTTAATGATTTGCCCAACGGAATAGGTAGCCCATGTTGCCGGTTCTACATCCCACGTACCGTTTTCCTGCCTTATTTCACCATAATTTCCGGAAGAAAAAAGTGCAGGGTTAGTCACAGTAATTTTACGGGAGCCTTTTTGAAACCCTGAAATAATGTTTGTAAATGAATTTGTGGCTGAACCCGAAAAATAAAAACCAATACTGCTATGATTTATTTTACAGAATGTTGAATCTGAACCTGCTCCTTTCAGCCATATAGAATCAGGTATGCTAACCGTAGATGAGAATAAATAAGAACCCGCAGGAATTATTACTATGCCGGGATGTCCTCCGAAAAAAGCAATGGCGCTGTTGAGCGCATCTACATTATTTGTTGAACCGTCGGCTACACCCCCAAAATCAAGTATGCTGACCTCAGGAGTTGTTTCGGGGAAAATATATTGATTTCCGGCTGTTGACCAATTAATGCGGAAGCTTTCCGGAATCACCTGTGATGTCCCATAAAATGCTAAAAGGATTAATATAAATGTAATTTTAAATCTGGCAACACTCATATAAAACAAAAATACAAACTTTTGCTCGATTTATGTTAATTTTGCCGGTAAAATTATGATACTTGTTACCGGAGGTACGGGGTTTCTTGGCGCACATCTTCTGGCTGAGTTATGCAGTAAAGGTGAAAAAATAAGAGTCTTGAAAAGAAACTCTTCGGATTTAACATTTGTGAAGCAGCTTTTTGATTTTAATTCTAATGGTTCGTTTGGGGGAATTGAATGGGTTGACGGAGACATTCTTGATACGGAATCTCTTAAACCAGTTATGAAGGGTGTTTCTCAGGTATATCACTGTGCAGGCCTGGTTAGCTTCTCAAAAAAAGAAAGCAGAAACTTGTTTAAGATAAATGTTAGAGGAACAGCAAATATTGTGAATACTGCTCTGGAAAATGGAGTGAAGAATTTGTGTTATGTAAGTTCTGTCGCCGCGTTGGGAAGCGGAGAATTTATAAACGAAGATACTTTATGGGATACCGGGCGGGATAACTCCCCATATGCTGAAAGCAAACATCAGGCAGAAATGGAAATAATGCGAGCAGAGGCCGAAGGTTTGGATGTTTTAATTGTAAGGCCTTCAGTTATTATCGGACCTTGTCAGCAAAACAACTTAATCAGCAATCTTTCCAGGCTTATTTCCAAAGGGTTTAAATATTACACTCCCGGAAGTAGCGGTTTTGTTGATGTGCGGGATGTTGCGAAAGCTATGATACAACTAATGCAAAGCACCATCAAAAATGAGAGTTTTATCATATCTTCCGAAAATCTCAGTTACAAAGAAATATTTACCATTATTGCCGAACAATTGAATAAACCTGTTCCACATATCCCTGTTGGCAAAACTGTTACAGGTCTTTTATGGAGATTTGTAGCTCTTAAAGATTTTATTACTGGCAAAGATTCCGGGTTTAATAAAACAACTGCAAATTTTGCACACACTATATTGAAATACTCAAATAAAAAACTTTGTGAAACATTATCATTTTCATATATTCCCATCAGAGAATCGATAATAAACTCTGACAAATATTTTAAATTTTATGTAAATACAAAATCATGAGAAGCAAGGCATTTTTTTTTATTATGACAGCAACAGCAATATTTATTTTATCGTGCGGTAACAGTAATGATAAAAATGATGAACAAGAAGACATAATGAAAGAGAACTCTGGCTCAAAGGTTAATGTGCCTGTTTTCAATGAAGACTCTGCTTATATATATGTTAAAGCACAAACAGATTTTGGCCCCAGAGTGCCAAATACACCCGCACACGATAAGTGTGCCCGCTGGCTGGAGCAAAAAATGAAAACATATACAGAACATGTTCAGGTTCAAAAATCCAAAGTTCGAGCTTATAATGGCACATTGTTAAACATGATGAATATTATTGCAACATTTAATCCCGACTCCCCGGCTAGAATATTGCTTTGTGCACACTGGGATTCACGCCCTTATGCCGACTGGGACGAAGACCCGATTAATCATAATACTCCTATTGATGGAGCTAACGACGGTGCCAGCGGTGTCGGAGTGCTTACTGAAGTTGCACGAGTTTTATCACTTAATGATATTAACTTGGGAGTAGATATAATTTTTTTTGATGTTGAAGATTATGGTGAACCGCGGGATGAGCGTAATAACAACACTGATGAAAACTGGGGGCTTGGTTCGCAATACTGGTCCAAAAACCCTCATGAACAAAATTATAAAGCCCTTTACGGCATATTGCTTGACATGGTTGGTGTTGAAAGTGCAACGTTTACAAAAGAAGGCTTTTCGATGGAGTATGCTCCCGATATAGTCAATAAAGTATGGAATGCAGCCTCACGTATTGGTTATGGAAATTTTTTTGTGAATGAGCCCACAAACCCGGTAACCGATGACCATTATTTTATCAACAAAATTACCGGTATCCCAACCATTGATATCATTCATTTTGATAAGAATACTTCTACAGGTTTTTATAAATACTGGCATACGAAAAAAGATAATATTGAGACTATCAACAAAAATACACTGAAAGCAGTAGGTCAGACACTCTTAACTGTACTATATGAAGAAAATGCCGGCTCTCTCACTCAGAAATAGGTTGCAGACATCTCAGATAAAGCTGGATGGTGTTTTCTATTCCAAAATAAAGTGCATCGCAAATAAGTGCATGTCCTATTGAAACTTCAAGCAATCCGGGAATGTTTTCTGCAAAATACCTAAGATTAATCAGGTTCAAATCATGCCCGCCATTAATTCCAAGTTCTATCTGACAAGCTTTTTCTGCGGCTTTAAAATATGGTAAAATGGCTTTTTCTTTGCCCTGGGAAAATTGTTCCGCATAGCTTTCTGTATAAAGTTCTATTCTGTCAGTGCCTGTTTCTGCTGCATGTTCTATCATTTTTTCATCAGGGTCAATAAA
This window harbors:
- a CDS encoding T9SS type A sorting domain-containing protein, whose amino-acid sequence is MSVARFKITFILILLAFYGTSQVIPESFRINWSTAGNQYIFPETTPEVSILDFGGVADGSTNNVDALNSAIAFFGGHPGIVIIPAGSYLFSSTVSIPDSIWLKGAGSDSTFCKINHSSIGFYFSGSATNSFTNIISGFQKGSRKITVTNPALFSSGNYGEIRQENGTWDVEPATWATYSVGQIIKIDSVFGDTLFLTDGLHIDFDTALNLQIQKISPRKASIISCMNVERTDASTSGTGYNFGFNYATNCEISGIESNKSQGSHCMIGVSSHISVSGCYFLDAFVYDGSGTKGYGVTLNNHACLCLVHNNIFNHLRHAMMTKHGANGNVFAYNYSCNPYRNGELEYPQDYCGDISLHGHYSFANLFEGNIVQTIYIDQTWGPSGPYNTFFRNSVERYGLIMTSSMTNYQNFVGNEITGTGYTFPFTWGAYTITGSGHIQYGNNDNGIIVPSGTSTLNDESYYLDAEPSYWNVAQTWPDIGAPNAPGYGTIPAKERYNTGDYTDCNQQGIITNLYNDTESIMSVYPNPSPGKLFILFEPKLSCQAFEVVSMEGKPLIKKMVNFDSDTYYELDLYPLKKGLYFLIAETSKGIFYKKIVRL
- a CDS encoding DUF2231 domain-containing protein is translated as MFDTSHFHPMLVHFPVALIIVGFIADLFSLFFNNKKHCLSKVGFYMMILGTLGAIGGYFTGEFFTRDFSGEAGELKERHEVFAKITMFVMIAASLIRIYMVMKKKDHSVLKWFVFVLFFFAAVSVGITGFMGGSLVYNHMVSIQDSGNNVTADTTKAGKTIDYLKSALEEELTCVAKYEAFATRAAEENMPRVAVLFKSAAKSESIHAENHRIVLKQFGIQADVRAKEFTLGSTMENLESAYKDENYEDFSMYPAYIEQAQNDNAGDALKSFSWAMESELKHMEYFKNAIDALKSKQEKNLPTTYYVCPKCGFTYTSENEEDYCELCGTEKELYIVIN
- a CDS encoding S46 family peptidase; amino-acid sequence: MKKLLFFLAGCLLLGNNAKADEGMWLPLFIDRLNYTDMQKMGLKLTPEEIYSVNNSSIKDAIILFGRGCTGEVISSQGLILTNHHCGYGAIQSQSTVEHDYLTHGFWAMNLREELPIPGLTVQFLIRIEDVTQKILSALSPNMKEEDRAKKVREIAETIQKEAKEGTSYDATVRSFFEGNEYYLFVYQTYSDVRLAGAPPSSIGKFGADTDNWMWPRHTGDFSLFRVYTAPDGSPATYNENNIPLKPKHSLPISVKGVKNGDFTMILGYPGTTERYLTSYGIDMYMQQSYPARIKAREKKLELMREDMDADPEVKIKYASKYAGISNYWKNFIGTMKALKRLKVAEKKKQQEKQFSDWVNADNNRKEKYRTVLQTISDAYQEQQKTNLARIYFMEAITGCEALTFSRRFNDLLKLLKEKPVNNEKIRQKTNELKSLAEKLFKDYHKPTDLKITAAMLKMYYENVPKAQQPDYFTKLVLIHKSDFGKLTTDLFANTIFCDNTSVLGFLKSPTVKVLEKDAMFLLMNSFAEKYNEITKLWVASNDKLAEGKRLLIAGFREMLPEQKFYPDANQTMRLTYGKVQDYYPADAVHYNYYTTIDGVIQKEDSSNWEFVVPKKLKELYQKKDFGLYAENGTLITDFITNNDITGGNSGSPVLDANGYLVGLAFDGNWEAMSGNICFEPELQRTINVDIRYVLFIIDKYAGAKNLIAEMNIIQ
- a CDS encoding M28 family peptidase, which codes for MRSKAFFFIMTATAIFILSCGNSNDKNDEQEDIMKENSGSKVNVPVFNEDSAYIYVKAQTDFGPRVPNTPAHDKCARWLEQKMKTYTEHVQVQKSKVRAYNGTLLNMMNIIATFNPDSPARILLCAHWDSRPYADWDEDPINHNTPIDGANDGASGVGVLTEVARVLSLNDINLGVDIIFFDVEDYGEPRDERNNNTDENWGLGSQYWSKNPHEQNYKALYGILLDMVGVESATFTKEGFSMEYAPDIVNKVWNAASRIGYGNFFVNEPTNPVTDDHYFINKITGIPTIDIIHFDKNTSTGFYKYWHTKKDNIETINKNTLKAVGQTLLTVLYEENAGSLTQK
- a CDS encoding NAD-dependent epimerase/dehydratase family protein; the protein is MILVTGGTGFLGAHLLAELCSKGEKIRVLKRNSSDLTFVKQLFDFNSNGSFGGIEWVDGDILDTESLKPVMKGVSQVYHCAGLVSFSKKESRNLFKINVRGTANIVNTALENGVKNLCYVSSVAALGSGEFINEDTLWDTGRDNSPYAESKHQAEMEIMRAEAEGLDVLIVRPSVIIGPCQQNNLISNLSRLISKGFKYYTPGSSGFVDVRDVAKAMIQLMQSTIKNESFIISSENLSYKEIFTIIAEQLNKPVPHIPVGKTVTGLLWRFVALKDFITGKDSGFNKTTANFAHTILKYSNKKLCETLSFSYIPIRESIINSDKYFKFYVNTKS